A region of Thermovibrio ammonificans HB-1 DNA encodes the following proteins:
- a CDS encoding amidohydrolase family protein, whose translation MRAVINPSWAVKPNGEVLKNPFIVIKNGRIEAYHRRKPEGEFKKWIQIEGVLYPPFVNCHTHLELSNLNFNPDNFKDFFQWLLWIIGSRATKTLPEIERAVRKGAELIKKSGTYYVGDISSFGVAPSVKLPVKAVTFREFIGKDLNPKEIPPPLSIHSIYSVSATAIKKIATDSLERGYKFQMHLAETPDEQLFAKCLPNRFESLIYPTIGRKRYEKLCAEGIVDYLKKLNALNENLIAVHCTNLSPKEAKELRKAKASAVLCPRSNLHLKTGFPPVEELLTLEKVGLGTDGLSSNVSLSVVEELRCLYYQLGCRVPLRELLPLITYKGAKVLNLQHYGETALFTVAKGNHSTPFEPLIKEGQQFGILDFSNTL comes from the coding sequence GTGAGAGCGGTAATTAACCCATCCTGGGCCGTAAAACCGAACGGGGAAGTCCTTAAAAACCCCTTCATAGTAATAAAAAACGGCCGAATAGAGGCCTACCACAGGCGCAAGCCGGAAGGCGAGTTCAAAAAGTGGATTCAAATAGAAGGGGTTCTCTACCCGCCCTTTGTAAACTGCCACACCCACTTAGAGCTCTCAAACCTCAACTTCAACCCCGATAACTTCAAAGACTTCTTCCAGTGGCTCCTGTGGATAATCGGAAGCAGGGCAACAAAAACGCTCCCAGAGATAGAAAGGGCCGTCAGGAAAGGGGCAGAGCTGATAAAAAAGAGCGGAACCTACTACGTAGGCGATATCTCCTCCTTCGGGGTTGCCCCCAGCGTAAAACTGCCGGTTAAAGCAGTTACCTTCAGAGAGTTCATAGGAAAAGACCTAAACCCCAAAGAAATCCCCCCTCCCCTCTCAATCCACTCAATCTACTCGGTTTCGGCAACGGCCATAAAAAAGATAGCAACCGACAGCCTCGAAAGGGGATACAAATTCCAGATGCACCTTGCAGAAACCCCCGACGAACAGCTCTTTGCCAAGTGCCTGCCCAACAGGTTCGAAAGCCTCATCTACCCCACCATAGGCAGAAAACGGTACGAGAAACTCTGTGCAGAAGGGATAGTGGACTACCTCAAAAAACTCAACGCCCTAAACGAAAACCTCATAGCAGTCCACTGCACAAACCTGAGCCCCAAAGAAGCAAAAGAGCTGAGGAAGGCCAAAGCCTCGGCAGTTCTGTGCCCCAGAAGCAACCTCCACCTTAAAACCGGCTTCCCGCCCGTTGAAGAGCTACTCACATTAGAGAAAGTAGGGCTCGGGACCGACGGACTCAGCAGCAACGTTTCACTATCGGTAGTTGAAGAGCTTCGGTGCCTTTACTACCAGCTCGGCTGCAGAGTTCCGCTGAGGGAGCTCCTACCCCTCATCACCTACAAAGGTGCAAAGGTTTTAAACCTACAACACTATGGCGAAACCGCACTATTTACAGTAGCAAAAGGAAACCACTCAACCCCTTTCGAGCCTTTGATTAAAGAGGGGCAACAATTTGGAATTCTTGACTTTTCTAATACCCTTTGA
- a CDS encoding HD domain-containing protein, which yields MEKRIHKFTFYHPKLEKLQECLVNGRCYIVGGFIRDRLLRVAKEKVDIDVVCFKPQECARCIEETLKKKPFVIEREKAVFSFCGPDWRIDLTRVDGATVEEDLLKRDFTINALAVDLRELFLPFNDDALIIDPTGGLEDLQKGLVRPVSEGALRADPLRVLRGVRIKNELDFTYHPSFLKLAREAAEGLKSVAPERIKEELVKCLKGGFFALALRELDEIGALFPVFPELQGIEKVPPSGFHQFNLKEHTLRTVEWVERLAERAEEMLSEEAEVLFKNSHLPELPDIGLLELAALYHDVAKPQTMKEENGKLTFYGHDALGAEIAFNAMLRLSFGKRSAKLVKNVIRHHLRPFFLFELFKKGELTERAIYRFFRDTKPYAPHVLLHGAADLCATSREKEKELPLYTEFTRHLIKFFKERIKNLKPLLTGEEIMEIKGLSKPGKCVGKIKEKLLELQALGKVSTKEEAAKLVKGIHCESGN from the coding sequence ATGGAGAAGCGGATACACAAGTTTACCTTTTACCACCCGAAGCTGGAGAAGCTCCAGGAGTGCCTTGTAAACGGCCGCTGCTACATAGTGGGAGGCTTCATAAGGGACCGCCTCCTGCGGGTTGCAAAGGAGAAAGTAGACATAGACGTAGTTTGCTTTAAACCCCAAGAGTGCGCCCGTTGCATAGAGGAAACCTTAAAGAAAAAACCGTTTGTAATAGAGAGGGAAAAGGCCGTTTTCAGCTTCTGCGGCCCGGACTGGAGAATAGACCTCACCCGAGTAGACGGCGCAACCGTAGAAGAAGACCTCCTGAAAAGGGACTTTACGATAAACGCCCTTGCAGTAGACCTCAGAGAGCTCTTCCTGCCCTTTAACGACGACGCCCTGATAATAGACCCAACCGGAGGCCTTGAAGACCTCCAGAAAGGCCTTGTGAGGCCAGTATCCGAAGGTGCACTCAGGGCAGACCCCCTCAGAGTTCTGAGAGGAGTTCGGATAAAAAACGAGCTCGACTTCACCTACCATCCTTCCTTCCTTAAACTCGCCCGGGAAGCAGCAGAAGGGCTAAAAAGCGTTGCTCCCGAACGGATAAAGGAGGAACTCGTAAAGTGCCTAAAGGGAGGGTTCTTTGCTTTGGCCCTCAGGGAGCTGGACGAAATAGGAGCCCTCTTCCCGGTTTTCCCAGAGCTCCAAGGAATAGAGAAAGTTCCACCTTCCGGCTTCCACCAGTTCAACCTTAAGGAGCACACCTTAAGAACGGTAGAGTGGGTGGAGAGGCTCGCCGAACGGGCAGAAGAGATGCTCTCTGAAGAGGCAGAGGTGCTCTTTAAAAACAGCCACCTGCCGGAACTGCCCGACATCGGGCTCTTAGAGCTTGCGGCACTATACCACGACGTTGCCAAACCCCAAACGATGAAAGAGGAGAACGGGAAGCTTACCTTCTACGGCCACGACGCCTTAGGAGCCGAAATAGCCTTCAACGCAATGCTGAGGCTGTCCTTCGGGAAAAGAAGCGCGAAGCTCGTTAAAAACGTTATCCGGCACCATTTACGCCCATTCTTCCTTTTTGAACTCTTCAAAAAGGGAGAGCTTACAGAGAGGGCCATCTACCGGTTCTTCCGAGACACAAAACCCTACGCCCCCCACGTTCTCCTACACGGAGCCGCCGACCTGTGCGCAACCTCCCGGGAGAAAGAGAAAGAGCTTCCCCTCTACACCGAGTTCACCCGCCACCTGATTAAATTCTTTAAAGAACGAATTAAAAACCTAAAGCCCCTACTTACAGGCGAGGAGATAATGGAAATCAAAGGGCTCTCAAAACCGGGCAAATGCGTAGGGAAAATAAAAGAGAAACTACTGGAGCTTCAGGCCCTCGGCAAAGTCTCTACAAAAGAAGAGGCCGCAAAACTGGTAAAAGGAATCCACTGTGAGAGCGGTAATTAA
- a CDS encoding ABC transporter ATP-binding protein: MEVIIKAENLVKVYRSEGDEVVALKGVNLELTAGEFSLLMGASGSGKSTLLHILGTLDRPTEGRVLYRGRDLFALPEGELAKFRNRKVGFVFQFHYLINELTLLENVMAPLLVGGFPRDEAAVRAEEVLKRVGLGHRLSHRPFEVSGGEKQRTAVARALVTEPEVVLADEPTGNLDSQTARSVVELMRELNRELGTTFLIATHNSELESFADKVYFIKDGVIL; this comes from the coding sequence GTGGAAGTAATTATAAAGGCCGAAAACTTGGTTAAGGTTTACAGGAGCGAAGGGGACGAGGTTGTTGCCCTTAAGGGGGTAAACCTTGAGCTTACGGCCGGTGAGTTCTCTCTGCTTATGGGAGCTTCCGGCTCGGGTAAATCTACGCTCCTTCACATACTTGGAACTCTCGACAGGCCGACGGAGGGCAGGGTGCTGTACAGGGGAAGAGACCTCTTTGCCCTGCCCGAAGGGGAGCTTGCCAAGTTCAGGAACAGGAAGGTGGGTTTTGTTTTCCAGTTTCACTACCTTATAAACGAGCTCACCCTGCTTGAAAACGTTATGGCTCCTCTGCTTGTTGGGGGTTTCCCAAGGGATGAGGCGGCAGTTAGGGCAGAGGAGGTGTTGAAGAGGGTAGGTCTGGGGCATAGATTATCTCACAGACCGTTTGAGGTTTCGGGCGGAGAGAAGCAGCGGACGGCAGTTGCAAGGGCGCTTGTCACCGAGCCAGAGGTGGTTCTGGCCGATGAACCTACCGGTAACCTCGACTCTCAAACGGCCCGTTCGGTAGTTGAGCTCATGAGGGAACTCAACCGCGAGCTCGGAACCACCTTCCTGATAGCCACCCACAACAGCGAGCTGGAATCTTTTGCCGACAAAGTATACTTTATTAAGGATGGTGTAATCCTTTAG